A single window of Aspergillus puulaauensis MK2 DNA, chromosome 5, nearly complete sequence DNA harbors:
- the TAE1 gene encoding N-terminal protein methyltransferase (BUSCO:EOG09262SWJ;~COG:S;~EggNog:ENOG410PHK6;~InterPro:IPR008576,IPR029063;~PFAM:PF05891,PF08241,PF13649;~TransMembrane:1 (o25-46i);~go_function: GO:0008168 - methyltransferase activity [Evidence IEA];~go_process: GO:0006480 - N-terminal protein amino acid methylation [Evidence IEA]) has product MSSEQPNKDGDRVDMNINPSASIDYWNSIPATAGGMLGMLGAYPWYSRIDLRGSKTFLGKVRRLIPGCPTEGKLNQAADCGAGVGRVTEGFLSQVCDVVDAVEPVAKFTQVINESPLKSSNVVGDVYTIGLQDWNPDKKYDLIWIQFCIGHLNDHQLVEIIKRCCAALTETGVIVLKENMSTDSQGHDMYDDEDSSVTRTDAKFRSLFEDAGMRVITSEIQTGFPKNFKLLPVRFYALRPKT; this is encoded by the coding sequence ATGTCGTCCGAACAGCCAAACAAGGATGGAGACCGAGTCGACATGAACATTAACCCCTCGGCCTCAATCGACTACTGGAATAGCATCCCCGCAACAGCAGGCGGCATGCTCGGAATGCTAGGTGCATATCCCTGGTACTCTCGCATCGACCTCAGAGGATCAAAGACCTTCCTAGGGAAAGTCCGGCGGCTGATACCCGGATGCCCGACCGAAGGAAAGCTCAACCAAGCCGCCGACTGTGGGGCTGGAGTTGGACGAGTAACAGAGGGCTTTCTTAGCCAGGTCTGCGATgtggttgatgctgttgagccTGTGGCGAAATTCACGCAGGTTATAAACGAGAGTCCTCTCAAAAGCTCTAATGTGGTTGGGGATGTTTACACGATTGGCCTTCAGGATTGGAATCCGGACAAGAAGTATGATTTGATATGGATCCAGTTCTGCATCGGACATTTGAATGATCACCAATTGGTGGAAATTATCAAGCGATGCTGTGCTGCATTGACGGAAACTGGGGTTATTGTGCTGAAGGAGAATATGTCGACTGACTCGCAAGGGCATGATATGtatgacgatgaggacagCAGTGTGACGCGGACAGACGCCAAGTTCCGGTCCCTTTTTGAAGACGCGGGAATGAGGGTCATCACATCGGAGATTCAAACGGGGTTCCCGAAGAATTTCAAGCTTTTGCCGGTTCGGTTTTATGCGCTGCGGCCGAAGACTTAG
- the EMP24 gene encoding emp24/gp25L/p24 family protein (BUSCO:EOG09264FOM;~COG:U;~EggNog:ENOG410PHTG;~InterPro:IPR015720,IPR009038,IPR036598;~PFAM:PF01105;~SECRETED:SignalP(1-20);~TransMembrane:1 (n4-15c20/21o172-192i)), translating into MRFSAASLLLGLSWITAAAAHNIQLRAHSRECFHETLHKDDKMTVSFQVGDREFGGSGNLEIDFWVEDPQNNRQYFRQAVSTEDYSFTAHSDGKHHYCFSNEGWASNSKEVSFNVHGIVYVPESEMAQDPLETEVRRLLEALAQVKDEQSYIVVRERVHRNTAESTNARVKWWSIFQLAVLIGEGVFQVWWLKRFFEVKRVV; encoded by the exons ATGCGCTTTTCCGCAgcctcccttctcctcggACTGAGCTGGATcactgccgccgccgcacaCAACATCCAGCTCCGCGCCCACTCACGAGAATGCTTCCACGAGACACTGCACAAGGATGATAAGATGACTGTTTCGTTCCAGGTCGGTGACCGGGAATTTGGAGGGAGCGGGAACCTCGAGATTGATTTCTGG GTCGAGGACCCCCAGAACAACCGTCAATACTTCAGACAAGCCGTCTCGACCGAAGACTACTCGTTCACCGCGCACTCGGACGGCAAACACCACTACTGCTTCAGCAACGAGGGCTGGGCCTCGAACTCGAAGGAAGTTTCGTTCAACGTGCACGGAATTGTCTACGTCCCGGAATCGGAAATGGCGCAGGATCCCCTGGAGACGGAAG TCCGCCGACTTTTGGAAGCCCTGGCCCAGGTTAAGGACGAGCAGTCGTATATTGTTGTGCGCGAGAGGGTACACCGGAACACGGCCGAGAGCACGAATGCCCGAGTTAAGTGGTGGAGTATCTTCCAGCTTGCGGTGCTTATTGGCGAGGGTGTTTTCCAGGTTTGGTGGTTGAAGAGATTCTTTGAG GTCAAGCGTGTTGTCTAA
- a CDS encoding DUF3237 domain-containing protein (COG:S;~EggNog:ENOG410PRQ7;~InterPro:IPR019350;~PFAM:PF11578) — MSEFPSIQPAFTIKIALDPALAVGSASRGATLQVIPFSSGTFKSAEGFSPSIDAEIVGVGNDYIHADPDGSRLRLDAHGTIKTQDGALIYVNYTGVVTVGDAESNILTGKTTEGATPFGNSFTHVTFETGHERYKDLENRVFVGKGRFVAEKDKPLSVEYRVGQVVHA; from the exons ATGTCTGAATTCCCCAGTATCCAGCCCGCTTTCACAATTAAG ATCGCGCTTGACCCTGCGCTTGCAGTCG GCAGCGCTTCTCGAGGAGCAACCTTACAGGTTATT CCCTTCTCTAGCGGCACTTTCAAGTCGGCCGAAGGCTTCTCCCCTTCCATCGATGCCGAAATCGTCGGCGTCGGTAATGACTACATTCACGCCGACCCAGATGGTTCGCGTCTGCGCCTGGACGCTCACGGGACTATCAA GACCCAGGATGGCGCT CTCATCTACGTTAACTACACTGGTGTCGTCACAGTGGGCGATGCCGAGTCTAACATTCTCACTGGTAAAACTACAGAAGGGGCGACGCCTTTCGGCAACTCTT TCACCCACGTTACGTTCGAG ACCGGACATGAACGCTACAAGGATCTCGAGAACCGTGTCTTCGTTGGGAAAGGCCGATTCGTCGCTGAGAAAGATAAGCCGCTTAGTGTTGAGTACAGAGTTGGCCAGGTTGTGCATGCGTAA
- a CDS encoding putative myosin class II heavy chain (MHC) (COG:S;~EggNog:ENOG410PGN2) — MTETKEPQASTEVEHKPPSPDDKPLPPPPEDDKEQSSTVDASKNTTQADTNKEKPVENTPTPPPKRQRKKIPWRGKGCIIELPMFDKRGTEESGYRLLTAEDVQRGLQQWEELGYDVSGFNVGATEDPSNLELGGASRPLYPDVADLQDDIKPGSYTVSFPNKARWDEYVNHLQEEKLRALGVFGGDDEPQPSPSPASGLNTITPFPGLVSSPPIPTASAASNPLSMHHPFSPQLTQAGSMNSGIPSLASPASQFGMQTPFYGVDQGMVPGFLPFQPTPPAQGSLTPQSFINLRQSGPNSTIPGTLSSLTSMLSPVSPLTDQNTFHPGLGDHTDQQKDAFDDHINHQMQDSFHEDQLHPLRTPPPNPDNFHASTVEIAQPTPRGHSRGHNLSETLQRGIDQVTPDYHLEDSIERELDGGEYDPIQHNLGGPDMLKSRWALPETGAPQHMAQHLNHFYGDSYDGAPAHEGSDIDTNPSLSGTPRRNGSLTQHIPWHEPKPSNGSYSGGHRSKLSTSSLNVAAKEFSPTGQVAPQPLPFPQQDSFQFPTLEHSVFTFGAGSSHQPSGSGQLNVTAPAFTPGNIDTDFGANQDNKSREFKFSAPSGPSAPSLNVAAPEFSPGRTKIFGDIDLSEITNSAKKSKAIPIVRPDEKEEDKDNEEAKEGKDDRGRPIPTDRHKRARRGPGDASDGEARYSISKPLGEANNLQSSQPSDAPHTPAEGKENALPHQDRDLPVESKELPVQNENPIERKDTPVSEASTWAPEETKAKDADVTQVTAEPVEAQRMSVELGVQDKPQPELPQEKPVAQSEQSQPAEKPEKPEKPENSLRRSIFSAAARTFNFKPSIAEFVPFGAEPPKPPPKDEPKEEQPKEEKPKGLMSSRYAVASPPPSPPARQLSTELTASADVNLREDAPEEASQDVEESQVDNKEEDQDSLDEDQLNAIMDQLNDDSDVGVERLSTPKPADDLPELVQGPSKEKRHVQADDRSEPPSPSPGRGLMPHNLDVPKLDFDAQSQFSATPTKGAAASNTHSPVRQLLSRNEHISDWDDVISSGEEAKLTNRSKFFDGRINELLGSAIDERLNPLEHALSGIQQSLMALSSAPPQKSMPLRSTSAEFDSDADDEEDDYEEDASYRARSPLHQRERKLEKLKNVVLEALASREIQPAPEQPAIAELLQLRDSVAELHSLTAQNLSQDTTASLRDMMQEVVASQINQRSRSDAEEIGADSLMLQINSLKDMLRGADERTESEYKKRRHAQDTIAQLQRLLKNVEEESARHSAAAESAEARLLQFQEEKMPYYQNIQQRATTLEKERETTRLTLDELSSKNISLQGTIDEYRLATDSARRETEEANARLEEVRADNHILRNTVANMKMRIEDGLNIRQNLSAKLDGLQDQMVALTGDVTREQSSWRRNEEELLAKYSELRASHNRETKLREQLELDVAKLEEQEREASKLRFIFGQSQQENERLEELVSELRQKNQELDMKAAHFEREFNEARESSRVEIQRTRTSLETDLDASNTQVNIVRAELEAQIARLQTQLDNVKLDGDTSRERYEMLLEEAHETRATAVASAVESKEFAMDEQRKLHERVLNDLRERHARALHNSSEDRQRTENHLMGRLEFSDDKVKHLQERVVHLEEKLEITQSAARAAAEAAQSAKSAGPITASHSSSPSMSFNQGTSAPEKISPQALRESILVLQDQLQQRETRIDELESEVSAVDKDAPARVKERDTEITWLRELLGVRLDDLQDIINTLGQPSFNQHSVRDAAIRLKANLQMQQQEKERAINGQSFPSMPSLSELTASPRALPLAAAAAWGNWRKGRENSSSDASDQTPSKSSPAGTFLSGLLTPPSSNVRQASPNSSTPTAPGWRRPSESRPLKSYDTTPRPLSSRAAGKMREPPTTPPLLRGSSYDHDAEPADYAQSSLEEDESTADGFVSASPKELIDGPFGPQIA; from the coding sequence ATGACGGAAACAAAGGAACCTCAAGCCTCTACCGAGGTGGAACACAAGCCTCCGTCGCCAGACGATAAGCCGTTGCCGCCTCCACCGGAAGACGACAAGGAACAGTCTTCAACGGTTGATGCTTCAAAAAATACCACTCAAGCGGATACCAACAAGGAGAAACCAGTTGAGAACACTCCCACTCCGCCTCCCAAGAGACAAAGGAAAAAGATACCATGGCGTGGCAAAGGATGCATTATTGAACTTCCTATGTTTGACAAGAGAGGAACAGAAGAGTCTGGATATCGCCTCTTGACTGCTGAAGATGTCCAACGGGGATTACAGCAATGGGAGGAGCTAGGGTACGACGTTAGCGGCTTCAACGTAGGCGCAACTGAGGATCCCTCCAACCTTGAGCTCGGGGGTGCCAGTCGCCCACTTTACCCTGATGTGGCTGACTTACAGGATGATATCAAACCGGGAAGCTATACCGTCAGCTTTCCCAACAAAGCGCGTTGGGATGAATATGTCAATCACCTACAGGAAGAGAAGCTACGAGCCTTGGGCGTGTTTGGGGGCGACGATGAACCCCaaccatccccatcacctGCTTCGGGACTGAACACTATAACTCCATTCCCTGGCCTCGTTTCATCCCCACCCATCCCAACTGCGTCTGCGGCCAGCAATCCCCTATCGATGCACCATCCATTCTCACCGCAGCTCACCCAGGCAGGCAGTATGAACAGTGGCATCCCATCTCTCGCGTCACCTGCGTCACAATTCGGTATGCAAACACCATTCTATGGTGTGGACCAGGGCATGGTGCCCGGGTTCCTTCCGTTCCAACCCACACCTCCAGCACAGGGATCCCTTACGCCCCAAAGTTTCATCAACTTGCGTCAAAGCGGCCCGAATTCGACTATTCCAGGCACTCTCTCCAGCCTTACTTCTATGTTGTCACCCGTTTCTCCCTTAACCGATCAAAACACCTTCCATCCTGGCCTGGGTGATCACACGGATCAACAAAAGGATGCGTTCGATGACCATATCAATCATCAAATGCAGGATAGTTTCCATGAGGACCAACTCCATCCGCTTCGCACGCCTCCACCAAACCCGGATAATTTCCACGCGTCGACGGTCGAGATTGCTCAACCCACTCCTCGTGGCCATAGCCGCGGTCATAACCTTAGTGAAACTCTTCAAAGGGGTATCGACCAAGTCACACCCGATTATCATCTGGAGGACTCTATTGAAAGAGAGCTTGATGGTGGTGAATACGATCCGATCCAACACAACCTTGGCGGGCCGGATATGCTGAAATCTAGGTGGGCATTGCCAGAGACCGGCGCGCCTCAACACATGGCCCAGCATCTGAATCACTTTTATGGAGACAGTTATGACGGAGCACCTGCTCATGAGGGCTCGGATATCGATACCAATCCCAGTTTGTCCGGGACACCCCGCCGTAATGGATCACTCACCCAGCATATTCCTTGGCATGAACCGAAGCCCAGCAATGGGTCGTATTCTGGCGGACACCGTTCGAAACTCTCAACTTCAAGTCTTAACGTTGCGGCCAAGGAGTTCTCGCCAACCGGTCAAGTTGCTCCGCAACCATTGCCTTTCCCGCAGCAAGACTCCTTCCAATTCCCAACATTGGAACACTCCGTGTTTACTTTTGGAGCTGGATCAagccaccagccttctggatctgggcAGCTCAATGTTACTGCTCCTGCGTTCACTCCTGGTAATATTGACACCGACTTTGGTGCCAACCAGGACAACAAATCCCGGGAATTCAAGTTTTCTGCTCCATCTGGCCCATCTGCTCCATCTCTAAATGTCGCTGCGCCAGAATTTAGTCCGGGTAGGACAAAGATCTTTGGCGATATCGACCTTTCAGAGATTACCAACTCTGCTAAGAAGTCAAAGGCGATCCCCATCGTCCGCCCAgatgagaaggaagaggataAGGACAACgaagaggcgaaggagggTAAGGACGATCGTGGTCGACCAATTCCTACCGATCGTCATAAACGTGCTCGCCGTGGTCCCGGTGATGCCTCTGATGGCGAGGCTCGCTACAGCATATCGAAACCCCTGGGTGAAGCCAACAACCTCCAATCTTCACAACCATCGGATGCTCCTCATACGCCTGCTGAAGGCAAGGAAaatgctcttcctcatcaggACAGGGATCTTCCTGTGGAATCGAAAGAACTTCCCGTCCAAAACGAGAACCCCATTGAGCGCAAGGATACCCCCGTGAGCGAAGCCTCCACCTGGGCTCCTGAAGAAaccaaggccaaggatgCAGATGTGACCCAAGTTACAGCCGAGCCAGTTGAAGCACAGCGTATGAGTGTTGAATTGGGCGTGCAGGATAAGCCCCAGCCCGAGCTGCCACAGGAGAAGCCCGTTGCACAAAGCGAGCAGAGCCAGCCAGCTGAGAAGCCTGAGAAGCCAGAGAAGCCTGAGAATAGTCTCAGAAGATCTATTTTTTCGGCTGCCGCTAGAACATTCAACTTCAAGCCGTCTATTGCCGAATTTGTTCCATTTGGTGCCGAGCCACCGAAGCCTCCTCCCAAAGACGAGCCGAAGGAAGAACAGccaaaggaagagaagccaaaGGGCCTCATGTCTTCCCGTTACGCTGTTGCGAGCCCTCCACCCTCTCCGCCTGCACGACAATTATCCACTGAGCTCACAGCTTCTGCTGATGTCAACTTAAGGGAAGATGCGCCGGAAGAAGCCTCACAAGACGTTGAAGAATCTCAAGTGGACAACAAGGAGGAGGATCAAGACTCCCTTGATGAAGACCaactcaacgccatcatggATCAGCTTAACGATGATTCTGATGTCGGGGTTGAGCGCTTGAGTACTCCCAAGCCCGCAGATGACCTCCCAGAACTAGTCCAGGGACCATCGAAAGAAAAACGCCATGTTCAAGCGGATGACAGGAGTGAGCCTCCAAGTCCCAGCCCTGGAAGGGGCCTCATGCCTCATAATCTTGATGTGCCCAAACTCGATTTCGACGCGCAATCTCAGTTTTCGGCCACTCCCACGAAGGGTGCTGCCGCCTCCAACACCCACTCCCCTGTTCGCCAGCTATTGAGCCGGAACGAACATATCAGCGACTGGGACGATGTGATTTCTTCTGGAGAAGAGGCCAAATTGACAAATCGAAGCAAGTTCTTTGATGGTCGTATCAATGAGCTCCTAGGCTCTGCTATCGACGAACGCCTAAACCCTCTCGAACATGCACTAAGTGGCATTCAGCAATCTCTTATGGCTTTGAGTTCCGCGCCTCCCCAGAAATCCATGCCTTTGCGGAGTACATCTGCCGAATTTGACAGTGACgcggacgatgaggaagatgactACGAAGAGGACGCATCCTACAGAGCCAGGTCGCCACTTCATCAGCGGGAGCGTAAGCTCGAGAAGCTTAAGAATGTTGTTCTAGAAGCTTTAGCCTCCCGCGAAATCCAACCTGCTCCCGAACAACCTGCCATCGCAGAATTACTGCAGCTTCGCGACAGCGTCGCCGAGCTACACAGCCTGACAGCGCAAAATCTGTCTCAGGATACGACTGCTAGCCTAAGAGATATGATGCAAGAAGTGGTCGCCAGTCAAATCAACCAGCGTTCACGTTCAGACGCCGAAGAGATCGGAGCTGATAGCCTTATGCTCCAAATCAACAGCTTGAAAGACATGTTACGAGGTGCTGATGAACGTACCGAGAGCGAATACAAGAAGCGCAGACATGCTCAAGACACTATTGCACAGCTTCAGCGACTGCTTAAGAATGTCGAAGAAGAGTCTGCTCGTCATAGTGCGGCTGCTGAATCTGCTGAAGCTCGATTACTGCAATTccaggaagagaaaatgcCGTACTACCAGAATATCCAGCAAAGGGCAACTACGCTTGAGAAAGAACGCGAGACTACTCGACTGACACTCGACGAGCTGTCTTCAAAGAACATCTCACTGCAAGGCACAATCGATGAGTACCGGTTGGCAACTGATAGCGCCAGGCGGGAAACCGAGGAAGCCAACGCTCGATTGGAAGAGGTTAGGGCCGATAACCACATCCTACGCAACACGGTGGCCAACATGAAAATGCGCATCGAGGACGGTCTCAACATCCGCCAGAACCTCAGCGCAAAGCTCGATGGTCTTCAGGATCAAATGGTCGCTCTGACTGGAGACGTCACCCGAGAACAGTCCTCTTGGCGACGCAATGAAGAAGAGTTGCTCGCCAAGTACAGTGAGCTACGGGCGTCCCATAACCGTGAGACTAAGTTGCGCGAGCAGCTCGAACTCGATGTTgcgaagctggaagagcagGAGCGTGAAGCATCGAAGCTGAGGTTCATCTTCGGGCAATCACAACAGGAAAACGAAAGGCTTGAAGAGCTCGTGAGTGAGTTGAGGCAGAAGAACCAAGAATTGGATATGAAGGCAGCTCACTTCGAGCGCGAATTCAATGAAGCCCGCGAGAGCAGCAGAGTTGAGATTCAGCGTACACGCACGTCGCTGGAAACGGACCTCGACGCTTCTAACACCCAGGTGAACATTGTTCGTGCTGAGCTAGAAGCCCAAATCGCCCGCCTTCAGACCCAACTCGATAATGTCAAACTGGACGGCGACACTTCGCGAGAACGCTATGAAATGCTACTCGAGGAGGCACATGAAACAAGGGCTACTGCGGTGGCCAGTGCTGTCGAGTCCAAGGAATTTGCTATGGACGAGCAGCGGAAATTGCATGAACGTGTTCTCAATGACCTCAGGGAGCGTCACGCTCGCGCACTACACAACTCCTCTGAAGATAGACAACGGACAGAGAACCATCTTATGGGACGGCTGGAGTTCTCCGATGACAAGGTTAAGCACCTCCAGGAGCGAGTGGTGCATCTTGAAGAGAAGCTCGAGATCACCCAATCAGCAGCCCGTGCCGCTGCCGAAGCTGCTCAATCAGCCAAATCTGCTGGTCCGATCACGGCCTCGCACTCCAGCTCTCCATCGATGTCCTTCAACCAAGGAACATCAGCGCCCGAGAAGATCTCACCCCAAGCGTTGCGAGAATCCATTTTGGTTCTACAAGATCAATTGCAGCAGCGTGAAACTCGcatcgacgagcttgaaAGCGAAGTCTCTGCTGTCGACAAAGATGCTCCTGCAAGGGTCAAGGAAAGGGATACAGAGATCACTTGGCTACGTGAACTTCTCGGTGTCCGACTTGATGACCTTCAAGATATCATCAACACCCTGGGACAGCCATCTTTCAATCAGCACTCTGTGCGTGATGCCGCTATTCGGTTGAAGGCAAACCTTCAGATGCAACAACAGGAAAAGGAGAGGGCTATAAACGGCCAGAGCTTCCCAAGCATGCCCTCTCTATCTGAACTTACTGCATCCCCAAGAGCCCTACCTTTAGCGGCAGCCGCGGCATGGGGCAACTGGCGCAAGGGGAGAGAGAATTCGAGCTCGGATGCCTCCGACCAGACACCCTCAAAATCAAGTCCTGCAGGTACTTTCCTCTCAGGTCTTCTGACGCCTCCCAGCTCGAACGTACGACAAGCTAGTCCCAACAGCAGTACGCCAACAGCCCCTGGTTGGAGGCGGCCTTCAGAGAGTCGGCCGCTCAAAAGCTACGACACCACTCCCCGTCCATTATCTTCTCGTGCCGCCGGTAAGATGCGAGAGCCACCGACCACTCCACCGCTTCTGCGAGGGTCCAGCTACGACCATGATGCCGAGCCAGCTGATTACGCACAGTCTTCccttgaagaagacgaaagcACTGCTGATGGGTTCGTCTCAGCCTCTCCCAAGGAGTTGATAGACGGCCCCTTTGGCCCACAAATAGCATGA
- a CDS encoding uncharacterized protein (COG:S;~EggNog:ENOG410Q2TB): MVMDERPIAELKKRWIDIQDDKHKAREVRKVYGLDEVDGDWYFDEEYDKERHVSFSSSTDEDEDEDEDMEEDDSLSRRPKTKRIYYIDNEFTLDEVLLLHQIAADWKKDRWKTISSRFNEKTGRDITPGQAKSVIDD; the protein is encoded by the exons ATGGTAATGGACGAGAGACCAATCGCGGAACTCAAGAAGCGCTGGATCGATATCCAAGACGATAAGCACAAAGCCCGCGAAGTCCGCAAAGTGTACGGTTTGGATGAGGTGGACGGTGACTGGTACTTTGATGAGGAATACGACAAAGAGCGCCATGTGTCATTCAGCTCATCAactgatgaagatgaagacgaagacgaagat atggaggaggacgacagcCTCTCTAGGCGGcccaagacgaagaggatttACTATATCGACAACGAATTCACCCTTGATGAGgtgctcctcctccatcaaaTCGCCGCGGATTGGAAAAAGGACCGCTGGAAGACCATAAGTAGTCGATTTAACGAGAAGACTGGCCGAGACATCACTCCGGGTCAAGCAAAGTCGGTTATCGATGACTAG
- the bgt1 gene encoding 1,3-beta-glucanosyltransferase Bgt1 (CAZy:GH17;~COG:G;~EggNog:ENOG410PK2A;~InterPro:IPR017853,IPR000490;~PFAM:PF00332;~SECRETED:SignalP(1-18);~go_function: GO:0004553 - hydrolase activity, hydrolyzing O-glycosyl compounds [Evidence IEA];~go_process: GO:0005975 - carbohydrate metabolic process [Evidence IEA]) translates to MRVAGLITLLAAAMPAVATRGTFGLALGNENPDASCKSTEDYKKDFDALKDLTTLVRTYSASNCNTAKNIVPAAKAKNFKVVLGVWPDTEESFNQDFDALKKSVKGNEDVIHAITVGSEALYRGDMKAQDLLKRINQVKKEFDGIQVGMVDSWNKYADGTADPIIQGGVTYFLANGFAYWQDQDISNATATYFDDMAQAKARIEQVAGDNANKIRFGNGESGWPTDGGSDYGKAKASTENAKKYYKNAVCPLLNWGIDVFYFEAFDETWKPDSTGDNGKPMDETHWGLFTDKRTAKFDTSCPN, encoded by the exons ATGCGTGTCGCCGGTCTGATTACTCTTCTGGCAGCAGCCATGCCCGCTGTCGCTACACGGGGAACCTTTGGTCTTGCTCTCGGAAACGAAAATCCCGACGCAAGCTGCAAGTCCACTGAGGACTACAAGAAGGACTTCGATGCGCTGAAGGATTTGACAACATTGGTCCGTACCTACTCGGCAAGCAACTGCAACACAGCAAAGAACATCGTTCCAGCTGCCAAGGCCAAGAACTTCAAGGTCGTGCTCGGTGTCTG GCCCGACACCGAGGAGTCTTTCAACCAGGACTTTGATGCTCTGAAGAAGTCAGTTAAAGGCAACGAGGACGTCATTCACGCGATCACTGTTGGCTCCGAAGCCCTCTACCGTGGGGACATGAAAGCCCAGGATCTCCTGAAGCGTATCAACCAGGTTAAGAAGGAATTCGATGGCATCCAAGTCGGCATGGTGGACAGCTGGAACAAGTATGCCGATGGTACTGCGGATCCCATTATCCAGGGCGGCGTTACCTACTT CCTGGCCAACGGGTTTGCCTACTGGCAGGATCAGGATATCTCCAACGCCACTGCCACCTACTTCGATGACATGGCCCAGGCCAAGGCCCGCATCGAACAGGTTGCTGGTGACAATGCTAATAAAATCCGATTTGGTAACGGCGAGTCTGGCTGGCCTACCG ATGGCGGATCCGACTACGGTAAGGCTAAGGCCAGCACCGAAAACGCTAAGAAGTACTACAAGAATGCTGTCTGCCCTTTGCTCAACTGGGGCATTGACGTTTTTTACTTCGAGGCCTTTGACGAAACCTGGAAGCCCGACAGCACTGGCGACAACGGCAAGCCTATGGACGAGACTCACTGGGGTCTCTTTACTGACAAGCGCACGGCCAAGTTCGACACTTCGTGCCCCAACTAG